One window of the Cryptomeria japonica chromosome 7, Sugi_1.0, whole genome shotgun sequence genome contains the following:
- the LOC131047266 gene encoding putative UPF0481 protein At3g02645 yields MGSVNEDEVVIDQDLWVTQIKERLQRHGQQEEVKEILVSVFCVPKELLTLKPEAYIPQCVSIGPYHHWRAHLLEMERYKITAARRFQKTLTGDCKFESVVEEVKKYDWQIRNCHHKFLDYEEEALAWLMALDASFVLECLQFYVKEGDQASPQVKQLGLILDPSRSSATQCNYERSDNARESVTFVPLGEAAGNRDGSRMCIKERGHILEVLYYSIFPAAAMGHTISNKKEDGKVPLRESNYLMRALKALCKALSSLKVGFVQLVSALPDRVLEGRPAQFVTQLSTNLVSAFESLSIKRRNETDEDKDEESGFSSAETPPTRDELAVPCVSDLYSAGVKFRPTEGDVTRIRFDQTTATLYLPKLRLDSNTEVVLRNLVAFEASGAPGTLTFTRYTDFMNGIIDSVEDVRLLRKSGIIYNHLADDGKVASLWNGLGKCLKLTRVKYLDQVIADVNKHYNSRWSVAAKRHVNKYIFGSWQLLTVVATGILLLLTCFHAFCSVYDCKRWWNDSTVLQG; encoded by the exons ATGGGATCAGTTAATGAAGATGAAGTAGTCATTGATCAGGACCTTTGGGTTACTCAAATAAAGGAACGCCTTCAAAGACATGGCCAGCAAGAAGAAGTAAAGGAGATCTTGGTATCCGTTTTTTGTGTGCCCAAGGAGCTGTTGACATTGAAGCCAGAAGCATATATTCCGCAGTGCGTCTCCATTGGACCATATCACCATTGGAGAGCGCATTTATTAGAAATGGAGAGATATAAAATAACTGCTGCGCGAAGATTCCAGAAAACATTAACCGGTGACTGCAAGTTCGAATCTGTAGTGGAAGAAGTGAAGAAGTATGACTGGCAAATCAGGAACTGCCACCACAAATTTCTTGACTACGAGGAGGAAGCCCTTGCATGGCTCATGGCTCTGGACGCCTCCTTCGTGCTCGAGTGCTTGCAGTTCTACGTCAAAGAGGGTGATCAGGCTTCACCCCAGGTGAAGCAACTAGGTCTAATTTTAGATCCATCTCGCAGCAGTGCAACCCAATGCAATTATGAGAGATCTGATAATGCTAGAGAATCAGTTACCTTTGTTCCTCTTGGAGAAGCTGCTGGAAATAGAGATGG TTCAAGGATGTGCATAAAAGAAAGGGGTCACATATTGGAGGTGCTCTACTACTCTATTTTCCCTGCAGCAGCCATGGGCCATACTATTTCTAATAAGAAGGAGGATGGGAAAGTCCCGTTGCGAGAATCAAACTACTTAATGCGTGCTCTGAAAGCTTTATGCAAGGCTCTCTCCTCGTTAAAAGTCGGGTTTGTTCAACTAGTCTCGGCTCTCCCTGACCGTGTCTTGGAAGGCCGGCCTGCCCAGTTTGTGACACAGTTGTCCACGAATCTTGTTTCAGCTTTTGAATCTCTTTCAATTAAGCGCAGAAATGAAACAGATGAGGATAAAGATGAAGAGAGTGGGTTTTCGTCCGCGGAAACACCTCCTACACGCGACGAACTAGCTGTTCCTTGCGTCTCCGATTTATACTCAGCAGGAGTAAAATTTCGTCCAACCGAGGGAGACGTCACCAGAATTCGCTTCGACCAGACCACTGCAACTCTTTATCTTCCCAAATTGAGGTTGGATTCCAACACAGAAGTAGTTCTCAGAAATCTAGTGGCGTTCGAAGCTTCGGGTGCTCCCGGTACTTTGACCTTCACTCGCTACACTGATTTCATGAATGGCATCATTGACAGTGTTGAAGATGTTCGGCTGTTGAGAAAGAGTGGGATTATCTACAATCACCTGGCAGACGACGGGAAAGTGGCAAGCCTGTGGAACGGCTTGGGTAAATGTCTCAAATTGACGCGAGTTAAATATTTGGACCAAGTTATAGCGGACGTCAACAAGCATTATAACAGCCGATGGAGCGTTGCTGCGAAGCGGCATGTGAACAAGTACATATTTGGTTCGTGGCAGCTCCTCACTGTTGTGGCCACGGGGATACTTCTGCTTCTAACTTGCTTCCACGCTTTTTGTTCTGTGTATGACTGTAAGCGTTGGTGGAACGACAGTACTGTTCTGCAGGGCTAA